A genomic stretch from Merismopedia glauca CCAP 1448/3 includes:
- the gyrA gene encoding DNA gyrase subunit A — MTSSPERIIPTDLRQEISRSYLEYAMSVIVGRALPDARDGLKPVHRRILYAMHELGLTPERPFRKCARVVGEVLGKYHPHGDTAVYDALVRMAQDFSMRSPLINGHGNFGSVDNDPPAAMRYTECRLQTLTSNAMLRDIESETVDFIDNFDGSQQEPVVLPARIPQLLVNGSSGIAVGMATNIPPHNLGEIVDGLIALIENPEITDIQLMQYIPGPDFPTGALIIGGSGIKEAYTTGRGSITMRGVAQIETVESRGRPDREAIIITELPYQTNKAALIERIADLVNDKKLEGIADIRDESDRDGMRIVIELKRDAYPKVVLNNLYKQTPIQANFGANMLALVNGEPQVITLRQFLQVFLDFRIECITRRTQYELKKAEDRDIILQGLLIALANLDRIIELIRRAADTPTARQEMMDSYGLLEVQADAILQMQLRRLTALEAEKIRLEHEELQAQINDLKDILAKRSRILEIIQAEAKEIRASHATPRQTIIEPGEDDLLDIDLIANEKSAILLTEQGYIKRMPVDTFEAQNRATRGKAGTKMKEDDVVQHFFTCCDHDSVLFFSDRGVVYCLKAYQIPVSSRTARGTPIVQLLPIPPAEKITSIVSVSEFTDEEYLVMLTGKGYVKKTALSAFSSIRANGLIAISLEEGDRLRWVRRAKPEDSIIIGTRQGMTIHFRTSHEQLRPLGRATRGVKSMSLKPKDELISMDIIPSQILNTISDTTEEETSEETVVPAGEGPWVLVITTGGLGKRVPVSRFRLQNRAGLGVLAIKFRKSGDKLAALRIVNADDELMIVTSRGIIIRQAINAISPQSRMATGVRVQKLDDDDAIAAVALVPPSNGEEDLEETE, encoded by the coding sequence ATGACAAGTTCCCCAGAGCGGATTATCCCTACAGATTTGCGTCAAGAAATTTCCCGCTCTTACTTGGAATATGCAATGAGCGTCATTGTGGGAAGAGCCTTACCAGACGCTAGAGATGGGTTAAAACCAGTGCATCGGCGGATTTTGTATGCGATGCATGAGTTGGGATTAACCCCAGAACGTCCTTTTAGAAAGTGCGCCAGGGTAGTCGGGGAAGTATTGGGTAAGTATCACCCCCACGGAGATACAGCCGTATACGACGCTTTAGTGCGGATGGCGCAAGATTTCTCCATGCGATCGCCTCTCATTAACGGACATGGTAATTTCGGCTCTGTGGATAACGATCCCCCAGCCGCGATGCGTTACACTGAGTGTCGCCTCCAAACCCTGACTAGTAACGCTATGTTGCGTGATATTGAGTCAGAAACGGTTGATTTTATTGATAATTTCGATGGTTCTCAGCAAGAACCCGTAGTTTTACCAGCCAGGATTCCCCAGCTACTAGTTAATGGCTCATCTGGGATCGCTGTGGGGATGGCGACGAATATTCCTCCCCACAACTTAGGGGAAATAGTCGATGGTTTGATTGCTCTAATTGAAAATCCCGAAATCACCGATATTCAATTAATGCAGTATATACCTGGACCAGATTTTCCCACAGGGGCGCTCATTATTGGCGGTAGCGGCATTAAAGAAGCATACACCACTGGCAGAGGTTCGATTACCATGCGGGGTGTGGCTCAAATCGAAACTGTAGAAAGTCGGGGTAGACCAGATCGAGAAGCTATCATCATTACTGAGTTACCCTATCAAACCAACAAAGCTGCCCTAATTGAAAGAATTGCCGATCTAGTTAACGATAAGAAATTAGAAGGGATCGCAGATATCAGGGATGAAAGCGATCGCGATGGCATGAGAATCGTCATCGAACTCAAGCGCGATGCTTACCCCAAAGTAGTTCTCAATAACCTGTACAAGCAAACCCCAATTCAAGCTAATTTTGGGGCAAATATGTTGGCATTAGTCAACGGTGAGCCGCAAGTTATTACTCTCAGACAGTTCCTGCAAGTATTTTTAGATTTCCGCATTGAATGCATCACTCGTCGCACCCAATACGAACTCAAAAAAGCCGAAGATAGAGATATAATTTTGCAGGGTTTGCTGATTGCGTTAGCGAATTTAGACAGAATTATTGAACTAATCCGTCGTGCGGCTGATACCCCCACCGCACGTCAAGAAATGATGGATAGCTACGGTTTATTGGAAGTCCAAGCCGATGCTATTCTCCAAATGCAACTCCGGCGATTAACCGCTTTAGAAGCCGAAAAAATCCGCCTGGAACACGAAGAATTACAAGCTCAAATTAATGACCTGAAAGACATCTTAGCCAAGAGAAGTCGGATTCTGGAAATTATTCAAGCTGAAGCTAAAGAAATCAGAGCCAGTCACGCTACCCCACGCCAAACCATTATTGAACCAGGGGAAGACGATTTATTAGATATAGATTTAATTGCTAACGAAAAATCGGCGATTTTGCTGACCGAACAAGGCTATATCAAAAGAATGCCCGTCGATACCTTTGAAGCTCAAAACCGAGCCACGCGGGGTAAAGCGGGGACGAAGATGAAAGAAGATGATGTAGTTCAGCACTTCTTTACCTGTTGCGACCATGATAGCGTCTTATTCTTCAGCGATCGCGGTGTCGTCTACTGTCTCAAAGCCTATCAAATCCCCGTCAGTTCCCGCACTGCTAGAGGGACACCCATCGTCCAATTGCTACCCATTCCTCCAGCCGAAAAGATTACCTCTATCGTCTCAGTTAGCGAGTTTACCGACGAAGAATATCTAGTTATGCTCACTGGTAAAGGATATGTGAAAAAGACTGCCCTATCAGCTTTTAGCAGCATCCGCGCCAATGGATTAATCGCCATTTCCCTAGAAGAAGGAGATCGACTCCGGTGGGTGCGTAGAGCTAAACCAGAAGATAGTATCATCATCGGTACTCGTCAGGGCATGACAATTCATTTCCGCACCAGTCACGAACAACTTCGTCCTTTAGGAAGGGCTACCCGTGGGGTTAAATCCATGAGTTTGAAGCCGAAAGACGAATTGATCAGTATGGATATTATCCCATCGCAAATCCTCAATACCATTAGCGACACCACCGAAGAAGAAACTAGCGAAGAAACTGTCGTACCAGCCGGAGAAGGACCTTGGGTATTAGTAATTACCACTGGTGGACTGGGTAAACGAGTCCCAGTTTCTCGGTTTAGACTGCAAAATCGGGCAGGACTTGGGGTATTAGCGATAAAATTCCGTAAATCTGGCGATAAACTAGCAGCATTACGCATCGTGAATGCCGACGATGAGTTAATGATTGTCACGAGTCGGGGAATTATTATCCGTCAAGCCATCAATGCCATTTCACCCCAATCGCGGATGGCGACAGGGGTGAGGGTACAAAAACTAGATGATGATGATGCGATCGCTGCTGTGGCTCTAGTTCCTCCCTCTAACGGCGAAGAAGATCTCGAAGAGACGGAGTAA